One Fontisphaera persica DNA window includes the following coding sequences:
- a CDS encoding DUF47 domain-containing protein, with protein sequence MISIQKLLGKDDVFYNLLEASAQEGLHSAQVLTRLLRQPQQPTHLQEFSEFRRNDKKITKEIEERLVKTFVTALEREDIESLSSALYKIPKTIEKFAERYLQIQALVKDHDFTPMARLVERAATLVGEMVKALRRHAPLEEMKDLNGRLQEVEGEADKYLLEVFKDLYGGKYEPLQVLALKELHELLEKTVDRCRDAGNTVTYIVLKHS encoded by the coding sequence ATGATTTCGATACAAAAACTTTTGGGCAAAGATGATGTTTTCTACAATTTGCTCGAAGCCAGCGCACAGGAAGGCCTGCACAGCGCCCAGGTGTTGACCCGCCTTCTGCGGCAGCCGCAACAGCCCACCCACTTGCAGGAATTCTCGGAATTTCGCCGCAACGATAAAAAAATCACCAAGGAAATCGAGGAGAGGCTGGTCAAGACATTTGTCACAGCTTTGGAACGGGAAGATATCGAATCGTTGTCAAGCGCGCTGTATAAAATCCCCAAGACCATCGAAAAATTTGCGGAACGTTATCTGCAAATCCAGGCGCTGGTGAAAGACCATGACTTCACCCCCATGGCCCGGCTGGTGGAGCGGGCGGCCACTCTGGTGGGGGAAATGGTCAAGGCCTTGCGCCGCCATGCGCCGCTGGAGGAAATGAAGGATTTGAATGGCCGGTTGCAGGAGGTGGAGGGGGAGGCGGACAAATACCTGCTGGAGGTGTTCAAGGACTTGTACGGGGGCAAGTATGAGCCGTTGCAGGTGCTGGCCTTGAAAGAGCTGCATGAGCTGCTGGAAAAAACGGTGGACCGCTGCCGCGATGCGGGCAACACCGTCACCTACATTGTGTTGAAACATTCTTGA
- a CDS encoding FIST signal transduction protein codes for MRNEYSISAYFPGRYEELRLAAWAQELRQQLSRPPTLGLVFLSPDWAEHAGEALELIQVHARVPLLAGCSGMGLIAGSREYEDTPGAVLGLYHLPGATVRGFHLTQSQVLEADNRQYWYAETGIGREQTNGWLAFADPYTLDSETWLKQWNEAYPGLPVVGGLASGVPSLRSTQVYLNNQAFDDGAVVVSLGGEVKLGAVISQGCTPIGEPWTITQSERNFIRQIGNRPAYKVLLDTFHALDLEEQKKARGNLFIGLAMSEYVEQFHRGDFLIRNLLGGDPNSGALAVGAWPRTGQTIQFQRRDAEAATEDMIALLTRAREMWQGHTLYGGCLFACNGRGVGLFGAPDHDANLVQQHLGPLGVSGFFCNGEIGPVGPRNYLHGYTAAVGVFMNLI; via the coding sequence GTGCGAAATGAGTATTCCATTTCGGCCTACTTTCCGGGGCGATATGAAGAGCTGCGGCTTGCCGCGTGGGCGCAGGAGCTGCGGCAGCAGTTGAGCCGTCCGCCCACGCTGGGGCTGGTTTTTTTGAGTCCCGATTGGGCCGAGCATGCCGGTGAAGCGCTGGAACTGATTCAAGTGCATGCGCGGGTGCCCTTGCTGGCCGGCTGCAGCGGCATGGGGTTGATTGCCGGCTCCCGGGAATACGAGGACACCCCCGGCGCGGTGCTGGGCTTGTATCATTTGCCGGGCGCGACGGTGCGCGGCTTTCACCTGACCCAATCCCAGGTGCTGGAGGCCGACAACCGGCAATACTGGTATGCTGAGACCGGCATTGGCCGCGAACAAACCAACGGCTGGCTGGCTTTTGCGGACCCCTACACGTTGGATTCTGAAACCTGGCTCAAGCAATGGAATGAGGCCTATCCCGGCCTGCCGGTGGTGGGCGGCCTGGCCAGCGGAGTGCCCTCCCTGCGCAGCACGCAGGTGTACTTGAATAACCAGGCTTTCGATGACGGCGCGGTGGTGGTGTCCCTGGGTGGTGAAGTCAAGCTGGGCGCCGTAATCTCGCAGGGGTGCACCCCCATCGGCGAGCCTTGGACCATCACCCAAAGTGAACGCAATTTCATCCGCCAAATTGGCAACCGCCCGGCTTACAAAGTGTTGTTGGACACGTTTCACGCCCTGGATTTGGAGGAGCAAAAGAAGGCCCGCGGCAATTTGTTCATCGGCCTGGCCATGAGCGAGTATGTCGAGCAATTTCATCGGGGCGACTTCCTGATTCGCAATCTGCTCGGAGGCGATCCCAATTCCGGCGCGCTGGCGGTGGGGGCCTGGCCCCGCACCGGGCAGACCATCCAGTTTCAGCGCCGCGACGCCGAGGCGGCCACCGAGGACATGATTGCCCTCCTCACCCGCGCCCGGGAGATGTGGCAGGGGCACACCCTATATGGCGGGTGTTTGTTTGCCTGCAATGGCCGGGGAGTGGGCTTGTTTGGCGCGCCCGACCATGACGCCAATCTTGTGCAGCAACACCTCGGGCCGCTGGGAGTGTCCGGCTTTTTCTGCAACGGTGAGATTGGCCCGGTGGGGCCGCGCAATTACCTCCACGGTTACACCGCCGCGGTGGGGGTTTTCATGAATCTCATTTAA
- a CDS encoding inorganic phosphate transporter codes for MELVIVVILVALIFEYINGFHDTANSIATVVSTKVLTPRQAVIMAALANLGGAMLGTAVAKTISSGLIDSKVVTVTSEMLVCALLGGITWNLITWWFGMPSSSSHALIGGLCGAALAGAKGNWQAIIWSQPNPSDWLKSGGLLYKVVIPMFSSPLGGFVLGFLIMGLLYLLVTLLRLTPRIVNLTFGKAQILSAAAMGVMHGTNDAQKTMGIIALALMAATTAGTFDQLPRYLNWLYYPTTTPVVYEAFNQLGEMARDGQGLPQNLPHAASDFKHAAEKNNANAQYNLALLYLEGRGVEVNYRLAAEWLERAAKNQHRQAREKLAELYQKGMGVPKDEARAAALLENLPPPSPPFTIPRRKLDGQPAVEAEALAWLQARVARNNAEAQSVLAAWYWHGVGGLPQDRAQAVRLWQQSAQRNHPEALYCLGVLHRHGVELPQDLPQAVRYFHRAAKMEGIKLWIKVVCAITMAAGTAAGGWRIIKTLGHKMVKLQPINGFAAETSSATMIFLATTLGIPVSTTHNISAAIMGVGCARRFNALRWTVVERMVWAWVLTIPISGGLGYLLCRLGQWAGWIQ; via the coding sequence ATGGAACTGGTCATTGTGGTCATTCTGGTGGCGTTGATTTTCGAGTACATCAACGGATTTCACGACACCGCCAACTCCATTGCCACGGTGGTTTCCACCAAGGTGCTCACGCCGCGCCAGGCGGTGATTATGGCCGCCCTGGCCAACCTGGGCGGGGCGATGCTCGGCACGGCCGTGGCCAAGACCATTTCCTCCGGCTTGATTGACAGCAAGGTGGTGACCGTCACCTCCGAGATGCTGGTTTGCGCCCTCCTGGGCGGGATTACCTGGAATCTGATTACCTGGTGGTTTGGCATGCCCTCCAGCTCCAGTCATGCGCTGATTGGCGGGTTGTGCGGCGCCGCCCTGGCCGGCGCCAAAGGCAACTGGCAGGCCATTATCTGGTCGCAGCCCAACCCCAGTGACTGGCTCAAGAGCGGCGGACTTTTGTACAAGGTGGTCATTCCCATGTTCAGCTCCCCCCTGGGCGGTTTTGTGCTGGGCTTCCTCATTATGGGCCTCCTTTATCTCCTGGTCACGCTGTTGCGGCTGACGCCGCGCATTGTCAATCTCACCTTCGGCAAGGCCCAAATCCTGAGCGCCGCCGCCATGGGGGTTATGCACGGCACCAATGACGCCCAGAAAACCATGGGCATCATTGCCCTGGCGCTCATGGCCGCCACCACCGCCGGCACTTTTGACCAACTGCCCCGCTATTTGAACTGGCTGTATTATCCCACCACCACCCCCGTGGTGTACGAGGCCTTCAATCAACTGGGTGAAATGGCCCGCGACGGCCAGGGCCTGCCGCAAAACCTGCCTCACGCCGCCAGCGACTTCAAACATGCCGCCGAGAAAAACAACGCCAACGCCCAATATAATCTGGCGTTGCTTTACCTGGAGGGCCGCGGGGTCGAGGTCAACTACCGCCTGGCGGCCGAATGGCTCGAGCGCGCCGCCAAAAACCAGCATCGCCAGGCCCGGGAAAAACTGGCCGAGCTTTATCAAAAAGGCATGGGAGTCCCCAAAGACGAAGCCCGGGCGGCGGCGTTGCTGGAAAATCTACCTCCCCCCTCCCCACCGTTCACCATTCCCCGGCGCAAACTGGACGGCCAGCCCGCCGTGGAGGCCGAGGCCCTGGCCTGGCTCCAGGCACGGGTGGCCCGCAACAATGCCGAGGCCCAGTCCGTGCTGGCCGCGTGGTACTGGCATGGGGTTGGGGGACTGCCCCAGGACCGCGCCCAGGCGGTGCGCTTGTGGCAGCAGAGTGCGCAACGCAATCATCCCGAAGCCCTCTACTGCCTGGGCGTGCTCCATCGGCACGGCGTGGAGTTGCCGCAGGATTTGCCGCAGGCAGTCCGCTATTTTCATCGGGCGGCGAAAATGGAGGGCATCAAGCTCTGGATTAAAGTCGTTTGCGCCATCACCATGGCGGCCGGCACCGCCGCCGGCGGCTGGCGCATCATCAAAACGCTCGGCCATAAAATGGTGAAGCTGCAGCCCATCAACGGCTTTGCCGCGGAAACCAGCTCGGCCACCATGATTTTTCTGGCCACCACTTTGGGCATTCCCGTCTCCACCACCCACAACATCTCCGCGGCCATCATGGGCGTGGGTTGCGCCCGGCGCTTCAACGCCTTGCGCTGGACCGTGGTGGAGCGCATGGTCTGGGCATGGGTCCTGACCATTCCCATTTCCGGCGGCCTGGGATATTTGCTGTGCCGCCTGGGCCAGTGGGCCGGATGGATTCAGTAA